The sequence TTATGTATCTTTCAAAGCAGTTCTTATTTTTCATATTGATAACGAACTTTTGCATGGGTCTATACAACGTTTATCAAGGACTATTTCAAGGCTCGGGTAAAACTGATCTTGCAATGAAGATGCTTCTTGGTAGACTTTGGGTTTTAAGAATACCTATGATATTAGTATTCAAACATATACTGATGATGGGCCCTATTGCAATATGGCTTGCTATGAGTTTGTCAAACTTATTCACATCGTTGTATGGATATATTTTATATAGAAAAGGTAATTGGAAAGGGGATATAATCTAATGAATCAAGCTATAATTTTAGCTGCAGGCGAAGGTTCTAGAATGAAATCTTCTCTAATCAAAGTGCTGCACAAGATTAATGGCAAAGCAATGCTAAAATATGTATTAGACGCTACAGAAAGAGCTGGCTTCGATAAGAGATATCTGATAGTTGGCAACAACAAAGATAAGGTTATGGAAGAATTCTCGTCTGATAAGAGCATTGAGTTTATAGAACAAAAGATGGGTCCAGGCGAACCATATGGAACTGGTTATGCGGCCTCACTTGCTAAGAGCCATATCAATTATGATGACAATGTACTAGTTATTTTTGGAGACACACCATTGGTTGACGAAGAAGTCTTAAAAGATTTTCTTAGTTTCCATAAAGACAAGAACAACAACCTTACAATTTTAAGTGCAATCTTAGACAATTGTGATGGTTATGGAAGGATAGTAAGAGACAAAGATAATAATCTTAGTAAAATTGTTGAACAAAAGGATGCTAATGAAGATGAGCTAAAAATAAATGAAGTTAACTCTGGCATTTACTGTTTCAAAGGTGAAGACTTTTTAGACTCTATAAACAATTTAAAGAATGATAATGCTAAAAAGGAATATTATTTAACAGATGCAGTTGCTTATCTTTTAAGCAAAAATAAAAAAGTTGACGCATATATAAGTACAGATCAAAACATTGCTTTAGGCGTTAACAATCAATTGGATTTATCCAAAATTGAAGAGATTGTAAGAAAGAAGATAATTACTAAGTGGATGCTAGAAGGTGTTTACTTTAGAAATCCATCTAATGTATATATAGAAGAGAATGTTAAGATTGGTAGAGATGTTGAGATATATCCAGATGTTACTCTTGAAGGGGATACAATAATTGAAGACAATGTTAAGATATATGGACATACAAGAATTATAAATTCGCACATTGCAAAGGATGTTATAATTGAAAGCTCGCTTATTGAAGACTCCTTTATAGATGAAAGAACAAAGGTAGGACC comes from Fenollaria sporofastidiosus and encodes:
- the glmU gene encoding bifunctional UDP-N-acetylglucosamine diphosphorylase/glucosamine-1-phosphate N-acetyltransferase GlmU, producing the protein MNQAIILAAGEGSRMKSSLIKVLHKINGKAMLKYVLDATERAGFDKRYLIVGNNKDKVMEEFSSDKSIEFIEQKMGPGEPYGTGYAASLAKSHINYDDNVLVIFGDTPLVDEEVLKDFLSFHKDKNNNLTILSAILDNCDGYGRIVRDKDNNLSKIVEQKDANEDELKINEVNSGIYCFKGEDFLDSINNLKNDNAKKEYYLTDAVAYLLSKNKKVDAYISTDQNIALGVNNQLDLSKIEEIVRKKIITKWMLEGVYFRNPSNVYIEENVKIGRDVEIYPDVTLEGDTIIEDNVKIYGHTRIINSHIAKDVIIESSLIEDSFIDERTKVGPNAHLRPKSKIGKDCKVGNFVEIKNASLGDGTKAGHLAYIGDADVGCNVNIGCGVIFANYDGKNKHRSKVEDNAFIGSNSNIVAPVEIGENAYVAAGSTIIKTVIKDSLSIARARQVDKIDWVKNKKNMEEEK